In Candidatus Electrothrix scaldis, the genomic window TGAAGAATTGAGCGGACAAAACGTTGACTGTAACGAATGCCCCGCTGGATCATCTTTTCCAAGATCGGCTTAACCGCCGTAATCACCTCCATCTGCTTTGCTCGAATCAAAATACCGACGGTCCCGATCACTTGCAGCTGAAGCGACTGCGCCACTTTCCGTCCGGTGAGTTCATCGATAAGAACCAGATCGGCATTCTGTTCCAAAGCCAAGGTGATAACCTCAGCTTCTCCTTGATCAAGAATTGGGAGCAGGAGTTGCACTTGAGTCGGTGCCTGAACCCTTTGTACTGTTATCCACGGTTCATCATCAAGAATGATTTCCGCATAATGACCACCTCGGTATCCCTGAATTTCCTTGGCAACGCCTTCAGGAATAACAAGCTCGCCGACTGTTTGCTGCAAAATATCCAGCCGCTGAATGCGGGCAAAGGCTATCAACGGCGTCGCATTGCAGATAATCATGGTTTTATGTCCGCAAGGAGTGAGACGCCCTGCAACTCGCTTGCGGTGAATGACTCATCATAGTCAAAGGCCACAATGCCTTTCTCCGCCAGAAGGTCCAGGAAATCTAAACGATTATATCCGGCAAGCTGAGCCGCTTTACCCAAGGACAATTTCTTTTCCTGAAAGCAGGCTATGGCTGCTGCAACCCGCATGTATTGGGAGAAATCCTGAATGCCGGTTTTTAATGCGGCCAGGATGTCCTGCGGGATTTCCATATGCATTGTCTCTGTCATTGTTTTTCTCCTCTTGGTGGATATTTTGAATTTGCACCTATTATAGCACAGCTAGCACGGGGTAACACCCCTTGTATATCGATCTGCTAACCAAAGATGGCAAAAAATCACCGTCCGCCGCGCACCAACCGAACCGCATAGGAGGCGGTGCGAAAGTCGGAGCCGGAACTGCCGCTGCCAAAAATGACGAGCCACGCGTAGATCGAGTAGGCGGCATCCGGCGACCCGGACCAGACAAATGTCTCAGTATTCGGAAAAGCCTGCTGATTGATCGTTGGTACTTTAGAACCATCCATGCAGTAGTCATCTTTGTGTTGCCCCTTGCTGCAATGCACCAAGGTTTTCAACTCATCAATGGTCGGCAGCCGCCAATCTTTATAACCGGCATATTCAACATTCTTGAAACGCTGCACCGCATCATCCCAGCTGTATTTT contains:
- a CDS encoding DUF3368 domain-containing protein, whose protein sequence is MIICNATPLIAFARIQRLDILQQTVGELVIPEGVAKEIQGYRGGHYAEIILDDEPWITVQRVQAPTQVQLLLPILDQGEAEVITLALEQNADLVLIDELTGRKVAQSLQLQVIGTVGILIRAKQMEVITAVKPILEKMIQRGIRYSQRFVRSILHEIGEE
- a CDS encoding UPF0175 family protein — encoded protein: MTETMHMEIPQDILAALKTGIQDFSQYMRVAAAIACFQEKKLSLGKAAQLAGYNRLDFLDLLAEKGIVAFDYDESFTASELQGVSLLADIKP